In a single window of the Antedon mediterranea chromosome 1, ecAntMedi1.1, whole genome shotgun sequence genome:
- the LOC140063617 gene encoding uncharacterized protein → MSDLRTCMTMSGKERIHDYVMQLQEENKHLKCSLKQLQSNYDELYHTMQTTIKRLQKYEDTKCYEDVLKSFENLNIDADSPKINIYEKKHFSPDSATQPQSFPEDTLVGQQPEDGGAAASAEMALVRDLPDETRPLMSVEPKETSAPCSKLISASITKASGQPTNYPKEDQPVSKANLVTNDMINFLKKRVVREIKDFARSLGLNNDEIHIVERKENDVAEVAYAIMEKWRGKVGLNATPQVLMEALHKSDRNDVIIEFCDKFRIPYPKYVTGNDQNTEAVNQPHHQLHHQGGVVYQNQQQQYQQRGSFKQPHHQQGGAVNQLYHQQGGAFNQPHHQQGGTVNQPHHQQGGAVNQPHHQQGGVVNQPHHQQGGVVNQPHHQQGGVVNQPQYLRTVQPNGEPAYLPHHVNQGKILSLPIQAEASFQKQASNQQHLPIQAEPSLEGVDGHDHNSKLSTQTQCPGRKLSNFELFFMKFMKTQSSRTFKDFKKELDMSAQFEKDEVENIIAEMEWSDELNEQFESKLNSNLKVSNVLDKWVEILVHENPDLLSDEPKKLQTFQDFVRSLRQVKGKYKGREDVISKIREHVKIGIVGTQAPPHKNFADLPYGVHSNIRMELNMLKDSTTPGSGLTWIAIGLGLDKRLAEYLVSRSEPGKAILDSWQTQANATVDKLYKVLLKCGGNVAAQFLEE, encoded by the exons atgtctGATTTGAGAACATGCATGACTATGTCAGGCAAAGAAAGAATACATGATTATGTGATGCAACTACAAGAAGAAAACAAGCATTTAAAGTGCAGTTTAAAACAGTTGCAATCCAATTACGATGAATTATACCACACTATGCAGACCACAATAAAAAGACTTCAAAAGTATGAAGACACTAAATGTTATGAAGATGTTTTGAAATCGTTTGAGAATCTGAACATAGATGCAGATAGTCCGAAAATCAACATCTATGAAAAGAAAC ATTTTTCTCCAGATTCAGCAACACAACCACAATCCTTCCCAGAAGATACTCTAGTTGGTCAACAACCAGAGGATGGTGGAGCTGCAGCATCAGCAGAGATGGCTTTAGTAAGAGATCTACCTGATGAAACG AGGCCTTTGATGTCAGTGGAGCCAAAGGAGACTTCAGCACCATGCAGTAAGTTGATCAGTGCTAGTATCACTAAGGCATCAGGTCAGCCAACCAATTACCCAAAAGAAGATCAACCAGTATCGAAA GCAAACTTGGTCACTAATGACATgattaactttttaaaaaaacgtgTGGTACGAGAAATAAAGGATTTTGCTAGAAGTCTTGGATTGAATAATGATGAAATTCACATAGTGGAGAGGAAAGAAAATGATGTTGCTGAGGTGGCATATGCTATAATGGAAAAATGGCGTGGGAAAGTAGGATTAAATGCAACACCACAAGTTTTGATGGAAGCTTTGCACAAAAGCGATCGTAATGATGTCATCATTGAATTTTGTGACAAATTCAGGATACCATACCCTAAATATG TTACTGGAAATGATCAGAATACAGAAGCAGTTAATCAACCTCACCATCAACTACATCACCAGGGAGGAGTTGTTTATCAAAATCAACAACAGCAATATCAGCAACGTGGATCTTTCAAGCAGCCTCACCATCAACAAGGTGGAGCTGTTAATCAGCTTTACCATCAGCAAGGTGGAGCTTTCAATCAGCCTCACCATCAACAAGGTGGAACTGTTAATCAACCTCACCATCAGCAAGGTGGAGCTGTTAATCAGCCTCACCATCAGCAAGGTGGAGTTGTCAATCAACCTCACCATCAGCAAGGTGGAGTTGTCAATCAGCCTCACCATCAGCAAGGTGGTGTTGTCAACCAACCTCAATATCTCAGAACAGTACAACCTAATGGTGAGCCAGCCTATTTACCTCATCACGTCAACCAAGGTAAAATACTTAGTCTACCTATACAAGCAGAGGCTAGTTTCCAGAAACAGGCCTCAAATCAGCAACATCTTCCCATTCAGGCAGAGCCTAGTCTTGAGGGTGTCGATGGACATGATCATAATTCCAAGCTTTCTACTCAAACTCAATGTCCAG GAAGAAAACTGTCCAATTTTGAGTTATTCTTCATGAAATTTATGAAAACACAGTCAAGCAGAACATTTAAGGACTTTAAAAAAGAATTAGATATGTCCGCGCAATTTGAAAAAGATGAAGTTGAAAACATAATCGCTGAAATGGAGTGGAGTGATGAACTGAATGAACAATTTGAATCA aaattgaATTCAAATTTAAAAGTCTCAAATGTTCTTGATAAGTGGGTAGAAATACTTGTTCACGAAAATCCCGACTTATTAAGTGATGAACCGAAAAAGCTACAGACATTTCAAGATTTTGTGCGCAGTCTACGTCAAGTGAAGGGCAAATATAAGGGAAGAGAAGATGTAATTTCAAAAATACGTGAACATGTTAAGATTGGAATTGTTG GTACTCAGGCACCTCCACATAAAAACTTTGCAGATTTGCCCTATGGTGTTCATTCAAATATACGCATGGAACTTAACATGCTTAAAGATA GCACCACACCAGGAAGCGGATTAACTTGGATAGCCATTGGACTTGGACTTGATAAAAGATTGGCTGAATACTTAGTATCCCGTTCTGAGCCAGGTAAAGCAATCCTTGATTCATGGCAAACGCAAGCAAATGCCACAGTTGATAAGTTATacaaagttttgttgaaatgcggAGGAAATGTTGCTGCACAGTTTCTGGAGGAATAG